A portion of the Natronococcus sp. AD-5 genome contains these proteins:
- a CDS encoding 23S rRNA (uridine(2552)-2'-O)-methyltransferase, which produces MTRRDHYYNKAKQEGYRSRAAYKLKQLDDLENVISGGDAVVDLGAAPGGWLEVAAEKVGPRGQVIGVDLQRIKDLEDPAVNDRVETLRGDMTEERTRERVTDAAGGSVDVVVSDMAPNMTGEYSLDQARSLHLARQAFETALELLDTGGNFVVKVFEGPDVDDFRAEVEEEFQYVRATTPKASRQVSSELFLIGKGRLTAPVSEGDELEVEIVDVGSEGDGIASVDGFRLFVPSTEAGDVVEVRVEDVKPNFGFAQRVDQE; this is translated from the coding sequence ATGACACGACGAGACCACTACTACAACAAGGCGAAACAGGAAGGATACCGGAGTCGAGCGGCGTACAAGCTCAAGCAGCTCGACGACCTCGAGAACGTCATCTCCGGCGGCGATGCGGTCGTCGACCTGGGTGCCGCACCCGGCGGCTGGCTCGAGGTCGCCGCCGAGAAGGTCGGCCCGCGGGGACAGGTGATCGGCGTCGACCTCCAGCGGATCAAGGACCTCGAGGACCCGGCCGTGAACGACCGCGTCGAGACGCTCCGCGGGGACATGACCGAGGAGCGAACGCGAGAGCGCGTCACCGACGCCGCCGGCGGGAGCGTGGACGTCGTCGTCTCCGACATGGCGCCCAACATGACCGGCGAGTACTCGCTCGACCAGGCCCGCTCGCTACACCTCGCCCGCCAGGCGTTCGAGACGGCTCTCGAGCTGCTCGACACCGGCGGTAACTTCGTCGTCAAGGTGTTCGAAGGACCCGACGTCGACGACTTCCGGGCGGAGGTCGAGGAGGAGTTCCAGTACGTCCGCGCGACGACGCCGAAGGCCTCGCGCCAGGTATCCTCCGAGCTCTTCCTCATCGGCAAGGGGCGGCTCACGGCGCCCGTCAGCGAGGGCGACGAACTCGAGGTCGAAATCGTCGACGTCGGCAGCGAGGGCGACGGCATCGCGTCGGTCGACGGGTTCCGCCTGTTCGTCCCTTCGACCGAGGCGGGCGACGTCGTCGAGGTGCGCGTCGAGGACGTTAAGCCGAACTTCGGGTTCGCGCAGCGAGTCGACCAGGAGTAA
- a CDS encoding UPF0175 family protein, whose protein sequence is MKTVTTRIPEDDEEALAELETELSADRSEVLRRLIRQGLSDWRKERALDQLRDHRITLRKAAELADVSYVEMLTLASEEGIDVGYTTADLERDLDRI, encoded by the coding sequence ATGAAGACAGTCACCACGCGCATCCCGGAGGACGACGAGGAGGCCCTCGCCGAACTCGAGACGGAGTTGAGTGCTGATCGGTCGGAGGTGCTTCGCCGGCTGATCCGACAGGGCCTCTCCGACTGGCGCAAGGAGCGGGCACTCGACCAGCTCCGTGACCACCGCATCACGCTGCGGAAGGCAGCAGAGCTGGCAGACGTCTCGTACGTCGAGATGTTGACCCTCGCCTCCGAAGAGGGGATCGACGTCGGGTACACGACGGCCGACCTCGAACGCGATCTCGATCGGATCTAA
- a CDS encoding DUF2267 domain-containing protein: MNYHEFVGEVQHRLELPGMGEAVRAIRAVLTTLGERVQEGEASNLAGPLPMEIDRFLLEAESGQQFGFDEFVDRVADRAGLEDGDDGRAEAVYYVQAIFALVATVVPGSEFEEVRENFPDDEDYDQFFELVGVEEAFEEGRDRGN, encoded by the coding sequence ATGAATTACCACGAATTCGTCGGCGAAGTACAGCATCGACTCGAACTTCCCGGCATGGGCGAAGCGGTCCGGGCGATTCGCGCCGTCCTGACGACGCTCGGCGAGCGGGTGCAGGAGGGCGAAGCGTCCAACCTCGCGGGGCCGCTCCCGATGGAGATCGATCGGTTCCTGCTCGAGGCGGAGTCGGGCCAGCAGTTCGGCTTCGACGAGTTCGTCGACCGCGTCGCCGACCGAGCGGGGCTCGAGGACGGCGATGACGGCCGGGCGGAGGCCGTCTACTACGTGCAGGCGATCTTCGCGCTCGTCGCGACGGTCGTGCCCGGAAGCGAGTTCGAAGAAGTGCGCGAGAACTTCCCGGACGACGAAGACTACGACCAGTTCTTCGAACTCGTCGGCGTCGAAGAGGCCTTCGAGGAAGGGAGGGACCGCGGAAACTGA
- a CDS encoding uracil-DNA glycosylase, which produces MSDQEATDWEFETVFADALETVPDDQFDRERFVPGVGPLSADVMLVGEAPGGQEVAQGEPFVGQAGKQLDRALESIGHGRRDLYITNLVKVRPPENRDPYVAEIDAWWPVLEAELERVDPSVLVPMGSFAAAELLDADETITDLHGQRFEREGRTVVPAFHPAAALYDRSKVEAIESDLATALELA; this is translated from the coding sequence ATGAGCGACCAGGAGGCCACCGACTGGGAATTCGAGACCGTGTTCGCCGACGCGCTCGAGACCGTCCCGGACGACCAGTTCGACCGCGAACGGTTCGTCCCCGGCGTCGGACCGCTCTCCGCCGACGTGATGCTCGTCGGCGAGGCGCCGGGCGGACAGGAGGTCGCCCAGGGCGAACCGTTCGTCGGTCAGGCCGGAAAGCAACTGGATCGCGCCCTCGAGTCGATCGGACACGGCCGACGCGACCTCTACATCACCAACCTCGTCAAGGTGCGCCCGCCGGAGAACCGCGATCCGTACGTCGCCGAGATCGACGCCTGGTGGCCGGTGCTCGAGGCCGAGCTCGAGCGCGTCGATCCGTCCGTGCTCGTTCCGATGGGGAGTTTCGCGGCGGCCGAACTCCTCGACGCCGACGAGACGATCACCGATCTGCACGGTCAGCGATTCGAGCGCGAGGGCCGGACCGTCGTCCCCGCGTTTCACCCGGCGGCGGCGCTGTACGACCGGAGCAAGGTCGAGGCGATCGAGTCGGATCTGGCGACGGCGCTCGAACTCGCCTGA
- a CDS encoding DNA polymerase sliding clamp — MFKAIVSAETLTSALDSVSVLVDECKIHLEEDGLEIRAVDPANVGMVDLSLEAAAFESYEADGGLIGVDLSRLEDIAGMADSGQLIQLELDEETRKLHIQIDGLEYTLALIDPDSIRQEPDIPELDLPARVVLEGKDVNRSVKAADMVSDHIALGVDEGEEYFYVNAEGDTDDVHLELTQEDLIDLQSGPAHSLFSLDYLKDMNKAIPGDAEVTLDLGEEFPVKIYFGFAEGQGQVTYMLAPRIQSD; from the coding sequence ATGTTCAAGGCCATCGTGAGCGCGGAAACGCTCACCAGCGCGCTCGATTCGGTGAGCGTGCTGGTCGACGAATGCAAAATTCACCTCGAGGAGGACGGCCTCGAAATCCGGGCCGTCGATCCCGCGAACGTCGGGATGGTCGATCTCTCGCTGGAGGCGGCCGCGTTCGAGTCCTACGAGGCCGACGGCGGGCTGATCGGCGTGGATCTCTCCCGGCTCGAGGACATCGCTGGCATGGCCGACTCCGGCCAGCTCATCCAGCTCGAACTCGACGAGGAGACGCGCAAACTCCACATCCAGATCGACGGGCTCGAGTACACTCTCGCGCTGATCGACCCCGACTCCATCCGCCAGGAGCCCGACATCCCGGAACTCGACCTGCCCGCACGGGTCGTCCTCGAGGGGAAGGACGTCAACCGCTCGGTCAAGGCGGCGGACATGGTCTCCGATCACATCGCGCTCGGCGTCGACGAGGGCGAGGAGTACTTCTACGTCAACGCCGAGGGCGACACCGACGACGTCCACCTCGAACTCACCCAGGAGGACTTGATCGACCTGCAGTCCGGCCCGGCCCACTCGCTGTTCTCGCTGGATTACCTCAAGGACATGAACAAGGCGATCCCCGGCGACGCCGAGGTCACGCTCGATCTCGGCGAGGAGTTCCCGGTCAAGATCTACTTCGGATTCGCCGAAGGGCAGGGACAGGTCACCTACATGCTGGCGCCGCGGATCCAGAGCGACTGA
- a CDS encoding HalOD1 output domain-containing protein, whose translation MPSTNDSSDCRESRYETTFDPAAGDRASEVVVTAVGTVTGSDPVNLEPLYDAIEPDALDSLCDHAGRKRTETHRLRFSYAGFDVDVRTDGRVRVLEPSSGSEVAANGE comes from the coding sequence ATGCCCTCCACCAACGATTCCAGCGACTGTCGAGAATCCCGATACGAGACGACGTTCGATCCGGCCGCCGGCGATCGCGCGAGCGAAGTCGTCGTGACGGCGGTCGGGACGGTCACCGGCTCGGACCCGGTCAACCTCGAGCCGCTGTACGACGCCATCGAGCCGGACGCGCTCGACTCGCTGTGCGATCACGCGGGCCGGAAGCGCACCGAAACGCATCGGCTCCGATTTTCGTACGCGGGGTTCGACGTCGACGTGCGGACCGACGGGCGGGTTCGCGTGCTCGAGCCGTCGTCCGGCTCCGAAGTCGCCGCGAACGGCGAGTAA
- a CDS encoding alpha/beta fold hydrolase, which yields MPRATRDGVSIYYEREEGERTPVVFLQGLGFGRWMWRWQREAVADEYGVIAPDNRGTGRSDAGLPPLVPRLPRKLRAPLIFKLAGYSIGGLAADLEAVLDEADVYDAHIVGASMGGMIAQRYALEYSRAKTLTLCCTSHGGVDAVPVPEETQEHIFDVPKGASEREGLRHRMRPAFNERFTNRNPHLMDRIIEWRLEQDADEPAREAQAAAVLEFDVGDRLDRIRVPTLVVHGTNDRVVPVANGKLLDEKIPDARLELVDGGSHCFFVEDADRVNQRLRSFLDAHD from the coding sequence ATGCCACGGGCCACTCGAGACGGCGTGTCGATCTACTACGAACGGGAGGAGGGAGAGCGGACGCCGGTCGTCTTCCTGCAGGGACTCGGCTTCGGCCGGTGGATGTGGCGCTGGCAGCGGGAGGCCGTCGCCGACGAGTACGGCGTGATCGCTCCCGACAACCGGGGAACCGGCCGCTCCGACGCCGGACTGCCGCCGCTCGTCCCGCGGCTCCCGCGTAAGCTCCGCGCCCCGCTCATCTTCAAGCTGGCCGGTTACTCGATCGGCGGGCTGGCCGCCGACCTCGAGGCCGTCCTCGACGAGGCGGACGTCTACGACGCCCACATCGTCGGCGCGAGCATGGGCGGGATGATCGCCCAGCGCTACGCGCTCGAGTACTCGCGCGCGAAGACGCTGACGCTGTGCTGTACGAGCCACGGGGGCGTCGACGCCGTCCCCGTCCCCGAGGAGACCCAGGAGCACATCTTCGACGTGCCCAAGGGCGCGAGCGAGCGCGAGGGGCTCCGTCACCGGATGCGGCCCGCGTTCAACGAGCGGTTCACGAACCGGAACCCGCACCTGATGGACCGGATCATCGAGTGGCGACTCGAGCAGGACGCCGACGAACCGGCGCGCGAGGCCCAGGCCGCGGCCGTGCTCGAGTTCGACGTCGGCGATCGACTCGACCGTATCCGAGTGCCGACGCTGGTCGTGCACGGGACGAACGATCGGGTGGTCCCAGTCGCGAACGGCAAACTCCTCGACGAAAAGATCCCCGACGCGCGGCTCGAACTCGTCGACGGCGGTTCGCACTGCTTCTTCGTCGAGGACGCGGACCGCGTGAATCAGCGGCTGCGTTCGTTCCTCGACGCGCACGACTGA
- the priL gene encoding DNA primase regulatory subunit PriL, protein MERLHARYPFLEAARESVATEAVDLATIVEQDEAVVERATQRVSTALEAGEIGDPRRDPRVELLSYPVARVLVSLVDERVLVRKYARAEAASAYERFTTDLEDTVELKSVESTGLDLETLLAEFDLRDDVRETGNGYRIDVGTYLPLAEDLWDDEWRLVNRALADGEVPIEEDDLLTLLREAIRDRIEDGLPFDVPDAIATSLEDETAAIREVLADLELTREIDTVVPDLFPPCMKALLDQIQKGEHLPHHSRFAITAFLTSIGMSTDEIVELYRVNSSFGEEMTRYQTDHIAGETSPTEYSPPSCATMQSYGDCVNKDDLCERIPHPMAYYEQRIDDSDDDELEDWREETSETATGD, encoded by the coding sequence ATGGAGCGACTGCACGCCAGGTACCCGTTTCTCGAGGCCGCTCGCGAGAGCGTGGCGACGGAGGCCGTCGATCTGGCCACGATCGTCGAACAGGACGAGGCGGTCGTCGAACGCGCCACCCAGCGGGTCAGTACCGCACTCGAGGCCGGCGAGATCGGCGACCCGCGCCGCGACCCGCGCGTCGAACTCCTCTCGTACCCGGTCGCCCGCGTCCTCGTCTCGCTGGTCGACGAACGCGTCCTCGTGCGCAAGTACGCTCGCGCCGAGGCCGCGAGCGCCTACGAGCGGTTCACGACCGATCTCGAGGACACGGTCGAACTCAAGAGCGTCGAGTCGACCGGGCTGGATCTCGAGACCCTGCTCGCGGAGTTCGACCTCCGGGACGACGTTCGGGAGACGGGCAACGGCTACCGGATCGACGTCGGCACCTACCTCCCGCTCGCCGAGGACCTCTGGGACGACGAGTGGCGACTCGTCAACCGCGCGCTGGCCGACGGCGAGGTTCCGATCGAGGAGGACGACCTCCTCACGCTCCTGCGGGAGGCGATCCGGGATCGGATCGAGGACGGGTTGCCGTTCGACGTCCCCGACGCCATCGCGACGAGTCTCGAGGACGAGACCGCCGCGATCCGGGAGGTGCTCGCCGACCTCGAACTGACCCGCGAGATCGACACCGTCGTCCCGGACCTCTTCCCGCCGTGTATGAAGGCCCTGCTCGATCAGATCCAGAAGGGCGAACACCTGCCCCACCACTCCCGCTTCGCGATCACCGCGTTCCTGACGAGTATCGGGATGTCGACCGACGAGATCGTCGAACTCTATCGGGTGAACTCCTCGTTCGGCGAGGAGATGACTCGCTACCAGACCGACCACATCGCCGGCGAGACGTCGCCGACGGAGTACTCGCCGCCCTCCTGTGCGACGATGCAGTCCTACGGGGACTGCGTCAACAAGGACGACCTCTGCGAGCGCATTCCGCACCCGATGGCCTACTACGAGCAGCGGATCGACGACTCCGACGACGACGAACTCGAGGACTGGCGGGAGGAGACGAGCGAGACGGCTACCGGGGATTGA
- a CDS encoding DUF7472 family protein, with translation MLERERIIEIVVAVTAVFLMLGAMITVGSTYGGADGTLSPEGGEMLVGAIVGFIFLLTAAGIGLAYLLNDPEDGLEDEDEPEAQNAV, from the coding sequence ATGCTCGAGCGCGAGCGGATCATCGAAATCGTCGTGGCCGTGACGGCCGTCTTCCTGATGCTCGGCGCCATGATCACCGTCGGTTCCACGTACGGCGGCGCCGACGGGACGCTCTCACCGGAGGGCGGCGAGATGCTCGTCGGCGCGATCGTCGGCTTCATCTTCCTGCTGACCGCCGCCGGGATCGGCCTGGCGTACCTGTTGAACGACCCCGAGGACGGCCTCGAGGACGAAGACGAGCCGGAGGCGCAGAACGCGGTCTAG
- a CDS encoding SWIM zinc finger family protein: MKTTASPKTPLPVPSAESLEERSRRARTEPMSVLALGDGLYEIESASDHTYLVDLEGGRCTCPDHVFRGVRCKHIRRVAIEITEGRTPPPGKIAVACHDCDDAVFVDEDAPGPYYCDEHAIWPGDRVVDRETGDRLTVVDVSELRADAVRLEATGRTVAEYETNANYDADVPVVGAIYPHATVARNGVVPESLKVYVFPRTRLEKTTTRRKRSAAA, translated from the coding sequence ATGAAAACAACAGCGTCACCGAAGACACCGCTTCCAGTACCGTCCGCCGAATCGCTCGAGGAGCGCTCGCGCCGCGCGCGCACCGAACCGATGTCGGTGCTCGCGCTCGGCGACGGCCTCTACGAGATCGAATCGGCCAGCGACCACACCTACCTCGTCGACCTCGAAGGCGGCCGGTGTACCTGCCCCGACCACGTCTTCCGCGGCGTCCGGTGCAAGCACATCCGCCGCGTCGCGATCGAGATCACCGAAGGGCGAACGCCGCCGCCGGGGAAGATCGCCGTCGCGTGTCACGACTGCGACGACGCGGTCTTCGTCGACGAAGACGCCCCGGGGCCGTACTACTGCGACGAGCACGCGATCTGGCCCGGCGACCGCGTCGTCGACCGCGAGACCGGCGATCGTCTCACGGTCGTCGACGTCTCGGAGCTTCGAGCCGACGCGGTCCGGCTCGAGGCCACGGGTCGCACCGTCGCCGAGTACGAGACGAACGCGAACTACGACGCCGACGTGCCCGTCGTCGGTGCGATCTACCCGCACGCGACGGTCGCCCGCAACGGCGTCGTCCCCGAGTCGCTGAAGGTCTACGTCTTCCCGCGGACCCGCCTCGAGAAGACGACGACGCGACGGAAGCGGTCCGCCGCGGCGTAA
- a CDS encoding acyl-CoA dehydrogenase family protein, translating to MDAGSDYGRYDEGRRVNYWVLDRALERELRRTYADDEYEWAEPRLEAFGETVGYTVADNADYVDDHGPELEPYDKHGEVQNYVRYPAEQFENERLAYEAGIVADAFEAPPGRDEPMPLSHNLAMQYLLCYADPGFDCPVAMTAGAALVLEKFGDESLEPYYEALTSRDYDDLVEGAMFLTEKQGGSDVGANETRAEWDDEEGCWRLYGEKWFCSNVDAEGTLALARTEDAPEGTDGLSMFLVPHADLAKGPVTKGDLLEDGPLSPGDVNDQLYRRLKDKLGTVSVPTGEVEFTGAKAILVGEAENGFRQMAEMLNLERLSNAAASCGIIGRVLLESKIYAANREAFGETIDQYPLMRADLVDMAVTHEAAVAYVFEAARLLSERERAERAGESADDAYRLMRLLIPIAKLRTARMAVDTASYGMEVHGGNGYVNDFVTNRMLRDAQVLPIWEGTENILSLDVLRALEREDAHEPLRETIEDRLEAVSHPALADTTGTVESEYRDLMTALATLAGEDAAYAQLSAKRLAHYVFDVFTAALLLEEAQSELEDGNGRTALVARRFVSNELERPEARGITSGDRFALEAFDPIVRHAPVDPERLSETVPADD from the coding sequence ATGGACGCCGGGAGCGACTACGGCCGGTACGACGAGGGCCGACGCGTCAACTACTGGGTTCTGGACCGAGCGCTCGAGCGCGAGCTCCGCCGCACCTACGCCGACGACGAGTACGAGTGGGCCGAACCCCGGCTCGAGGCGTTCGGCGAGACCGTCGGCTACACGGTCGCCGACAACGCCGATTACGTCGACGACCACGGGCCGGAACTCGAACCCTACGACAAGCACGGCGAGGTACAGAATTACGTTCGCTACCCCGCCGAACAGTTCGAGAACGAGCGGCTCGCCTACGAGGCCGGGATCGTCGCCGACGCCTTCGAGGCGCCCCCCGGACGCGACGAACCGATGCCGCTCTCGCACAACCTCGCGATGCAGTACCTGCTGTGTTACGCCGATCCCGGCTTCGACTGCCCGGTCGCGATGACCGCCGGCGCGGCGCTCGTTCTCGAGAAGTTCGGCGACGAGTCCCTCGAGCCCTACTACGAGGCGCTGACGAGTCGCGACTACGACGACCTCGTCGAGGGGGCGATGTTTCTCACCGAAAAGCAAGGGGGCAGCGACGTCGGCGCGAACGAGACTCGCGCCGAGTGGGACGACGAAGAGGGGTGCTGGCGCCTGTACGGCGAGAAGTGGTTCTGTTCGAACGTCGACGCCGAGGGGACGCTCGCGCTCGCCCGGACCGAGGACGCCCCGGAGGGCACCGACGGGCTCTCGATGTTTCTCGTCCCCCACGCGGACCTCGCGAAGGGTCCCGTCACGAAAGGCGACTTGCTCGAGGACGGCCCGCTCTCCCCCGGAGACGTCAACGACCAGCTCTACCGTCGGCTGAAGGACAAACTCGGTACCGTCTCGGTGCCGACGGGGGAGGTCGAGTTCACGGGCGCGAAAGCGATCCTCGTCGGCGAGGCGGAGAACGGCTTCCGGCAGATGGCCGAGATGCTCAACCTCGAGCGCCTGTCGAACGCCGCGGCTTCCTGCGGGATCATCGGACGGGTACTGCTCGAGAGCAAGATCTACGCCGCGAATCGCGAGGCGTTCGGCGAGACGATCGATCAGTACCCGCTCATGCGCGCGGATCTGGTCGACATGGCCGTCACTCACGAGGCCGCGGTGGCGTACGTCTTCGAGGCCGCGCGGCTGCTGTCGGAACGCGAGCGAGCCGAACGCGCGGGGGAGAGCGCGGACGACGCGTACCGCCTGATGCGGCTGCTGATCCCCATCGCGAAGCTTCGCACCGCCCGCATGGCCGTCGACACCGCCTCCTACGGGATGGAGGTCCACGGGGGCAACGGTTACGTGAACGACTTCGTCACCAATCGAATGTTACGGGACGCGCAGGTCCTGCCCATCTGGGAGGGGACCGAGAACATCCTCTCGCTGGACGTGCTGCGAGCCCTCGAGCGCGAGGACGCTCACGAGCCGCTGCGGGAAACGATCGAGGACAGACTCGAGGCCGTCTCGCACCCGGCGCTCGCCGATACCACCGGTACCGTCGAGAGCGAGTACCGCGACCTGATGACAGCGTTGGCGACGCTCGCCGGCGAGGACGCCGCGTACGCGCAGCTGTCGGCCAAGCGACTCGCACACTACGTGTTCGACGTCTTCACCGCGGCGTTGCTGCTCGAGGAGGCCCAGTCCGAACTCGAGGACGGGAACGGTCGGACGGCGCTCGTCGCCCGCCGATTCGTCTCGAACGAACTCGAGAGGCCGGAGGCGCGCGGGATTACGAGCGGAGATCGGTTCGCGCTCGAGGCGTTCGATCCGATCGTCCGGCACGCGCCGGTGGATCCCGAGCGGCTCTCGGAAACCGTGCCGGCCGACGACTAG